A region of the Methanomassiliicoccales archaeon genome:
AGCAATGCGGTTATGCTCGCCGGGTTTGAAGGGGAACGAGACTGTGCCGCGCATTTTCTCAAAGGCTTCGGGGTCAATGTAGGCTTTGAGCGCCCGTTGGAGTTTCTCCCACGCATCGGGGTCGCCCGGGAAGAAAGCTTGACAGATGTGAAAAGTCTTGCCGTCGTAATCGGTGTCCAAAAACCACGCCGCCACATCTTTGCCCGAAGCAGAGTGAACTTCACCCGTGACAGGGTCA
Encoded here:
- a CDS encoding DNA methyltransferase; translated protein: MYDPVTGEVHSASGKDVAAWFLDTDYDGKTFHICQAFFPGDPDAWEKLQRALKAYIDPEAFEKMRGTVSFPFKPGEHNRIAVKVIDFRGNEVVRVINLGGGSYAR